The following proteins come from a genomic window of Malus sylvestris chromosome 4, drMalSylv7.2, whole genome shotgun sequence:
- the LOC126619733 gene encoding extensin-like — MATPLKLNLHNMAPNSHPLNPPNPPPNNPTPATMHTKTDSEVTNLAPSSPTRSPSRCPIYYVQSASRDSHNGEKTATSFQSTPIISPSGSPPTPIPPSAATHASPPPHGSPGHLNPDPKRLTPMTGPATTGKVKNVEGASRH; from the exons ATGGCGACTCCT CTAAAGCTCAACTTACATAATATGGCTCCAAATAGCCATCCATTAAATCCCCCCAATCCACCACCAAACAATCCAACCCCCGCCACAATGCACACCAAGACCGACTCCGAGGTGACCAACCTCGCGCCGTCGTCCCCCACTAGATCCCCAAGCCGCTGCCCCATCTATTACGTCCAAAGCGCCTCGCGCGACTCCCACAATGGAGAAAAGACTGCCACGTCGTTTCAGTCTACCCCCATCATTAGCCCCTCTGGCTCCCCTCCTACTCCCATTCCTCCGTCGGCCGCCACTCATGCAAGTCCTCCTCCACACGGTTCTCCGGGTCACTTAAACCCGGATCCCAAAAGATTAACCCCAATGACGGGTCCCGCCACCACCGGAAAGGTCAAAAATGTGGAAGGAGCCAGCCGTCATTGA